Within Paeniglutamicibacter psychrophenolicus, the genomic segment AGGTTGCCAAGATCCCCTTCATCGAGCTCTTCAAGCACCACTGGACCGCCGTTGTCCGGGTCATGCTCTCCTCGACCTTCGCGATGATCAACACCATCGTCAACGTCTTCGCACTGGCCTTCGCCGTGGAACACAACGGCATCGAGCGCACCACCATGCTCGCCGCGATTGCCGCCGCAAACTTCGCCGCGGTGCTGACCCAGCCGCTCTATGGGCACCTGGCCGACAAGATCGGGCGCAAACCCGTCTTCATTGGCGGCGTCCTGGGTGCCGGGGCCATGATCTTCGTCTTTTTCAACGCCATCGGCACCGGCAACGTGGCCCTGATCTTCATTTCCTCGATCATCCTCATGGGTGGGCTGTATGCCGCACCGAACGGTTCCTACATGGCATCCTTCCCGGAGCAGTTCCCGGCCACCGTCCGGTACTCCGGGATGGCCATCGGCCTGATGCTGGGTCTGCTGGTCTCTGGTTTCACCCCGGCCATCGGCACCATGATGACCGCGGGCGACAGCTCCAACTGGATGCCGGTGGCCATCATGTGCGCAGGATTCACGGTGCTCTCGGCCATCGCCTTCGCCACCGGACCGGAAACCTACAAGATCCCCACCGCACAGCTGGGCATGACCCGCGCCGAACGCAGTGCGCTGGGGAACAAGTGAGCATCCGCACGCACCGCGTCGGGCTGATCGGCAACGATCTGGGAACCTCGCTGTCCCCGGCGATCCATCAGGCTGAGGCCGCTGCGCTGGGCCTGGTCGGCTTCAGCTACGAGGCCATCGACCTGGCCGGAATCCCGGAGCCGGACCTGGGTCGGGTGCTGGCAACCGCCATCGCCGACGGGTTCACCGGTTTCAACATCACCCACCCGCACAAGCAGGCGATCATCCCGTTCCTGGACGCCGTTGCGCCGGATGCCGCAGCCCTGGGCGCGGTCAACACCGTGGTGATCGACAACGGCCGGATGGTCGGCCACAACACGGACAGGACCGGGTTCCTGGCCGGGCTGCGCCGCAGTCTGCCCGAAGGCTCGGGACACCAGTCGGTGGTGCTCTTCGGGGCTGGCGGAGCCGGTTCGGCCGTCGCCGCCGCGCTGCTGGATTACGGCGTGGTCCGGCTGCGGATCATCGATACCGACTGTGGACGGCGGGAGCAGCTGCGCCGGCTGCTGGTGCGCAGTTTGCCCGAGGGCAGCGCTGCGACCGTCGAGATCGCGGGCACCGACATGGCCGAGGACTGGGTGGGGGAGGCGCAGGGTGTCGTGAACGCGACCCCGATCGGGATGGAGCACGTCCCCGGGACCCCGTTTGACCTCTCGTGGCTGACCGGATCGCAGTGGGTTGCCGATGTCATCTACCGGCCCGTGGTAACCGATCTTCTCGCCGCGGCGGCGGACCTCGGCTCACCGGTGGTTCATGGCACCGCCATGCTCGTCGAGCAGGCTGCCGACACCTTCGAGCTGGTCACCGGCCGTTCGCCGCGGCGGGAGAGAATGCGCGAGCGGCTTGTGGGCCTGCTGGCCTCGGCGAAACCGTAGCGACTGCACGTTTGTAGACTGGTCTTCGGTGGACACGAAGGGAGATGGAGAGATCATGGCGAATTCCCGTTCCGGGGAATCGGTCGTCGACCGGATCGTGAAGCTGCTCAGTGCCTTTGAGCGCTCCACCCCGGTATTGACGATGAGCGAGCTCTCCCGCGCCACCGATCTCCCCACCAGCACCACCCACCGGCTGGCCGGCGAGTTGCTGGCCGCCGGCTTCCTGGACCGGGACGAAGAGGGCCGCTTCGGCATCGGGGTGAAAATGTGGGAGCTGGCCGCCCGCTCCAACCCGGTGGAGGAATTCCGCCGCCGCGGCCTGCCGGTGCTCGAGGGCATCCATGAGGCGGTTCGCCAACACGTCTCACTGTCCATCCCCAGCTTCGAGGACTTCACGGTGCTCTACCTGGAGCGGCTGGACAAGCTGGGTGCCGCGGTGAACCTTGCCGAGGTCGCGGGGCGGCTGGACATGCACTCGACCTCCGCCGGGTTGTGCATGGTGGCGCATGCGCCGCAACGGATCCAGGACGAGCTCCTGGCCGGCACGTTGGCGCGGTCGACCCCGCACACGGAGACCAATCCGGGCCGCGTCCGGGCGCACCTGGCACAGATCCGCGAGCGCGGATTTTCCCGGCTGGCCGGGGTCCTGGTCAAGGAGAACGCCGCCTACTCCGTGCCGGTGTTCGGCATGGGCAACGAGGTCATCGGGGCGATCACCGTGGTCACCCCGCTTCTCGAGGAAGACCCCAACCTGATTATCCCGGTGCTGGTGGCCGCCGGGCGTTCGCTCTCGCGTTCCATGGGTGCCGAACAGCGTCCCTACGGGGCGCGCAGCTGGCTTCCCCGGGGCAAGTAGCAGCACGCGGCAAGGCCGCTTGGAGTGCGCCCCGCCTGACGCGGCCGAGGGCACTTTCCCATTGGACGGGAAAGTGTGGCGGCGGGGTTCGGAAGCTTCCTAAGGTTGTAATCCAGCGCACGAGATGGGCATCACAAGAACCTCCATCGAGCCAGGCAGCCCCGCGACCCACACCCCGGACGTCGCCGCTGATGCCCACCGCGCAGACTCCCCGCATTTTCCTACGTTCCCCCAGGAGGGTCCCCATGCCCCGCACACAGATTGACCCCGCCGCCCACGTGCCGGATCGCGCCAACGATAAGGTCTTGGCACCGGAACCGGTGCGCAGCCCGCGCAAGGCCGCCCTGGCCTCCTTCCTGGGATCGACCCTCGAGTACTACGACTTCTTCATCTACGGTACCGCCGCGGCGCTGGTCTTCAACAAGCTCTTCTTCCCGGATGCCGACCCGGCCGTCGCCCTGCTGGGGTCGATGGCCACCTTCGGCGTCGGCTACCTGGCCCGGCCGCTGGGCGGCATGGTGATGAGCCACGTGGGGGACCGCGTGGGGCGCAAGCAAGCGCTGATGATCACCCTGCTGATCATGGGAGTTGCCTCCCTGGGTATCGGGCTGCTGCCCACCTACGAACAGCTCGGCTGGTGGGCCACGGGCCTGCTGATCCTGGGCCGGCTGGCCCAAGGCTTCTCGGCCGGAGCCGAGGCCGCTGGCGCCTCCACGCTGACCGTGGAGCACTCCCCGGAAGGCAAGCGCGGCTTCTACACCTCGTTCGTGATGACCGGCTACGCCTCCGGAATGGTGCTCTCGACCCTGGTGTTCATCCCCATCGCCGCGCTTCCCGAAGACCAGCTGATGAGCTGGGGCTGGCGGATCCCGTTCCTGCTCTCGGTGGTCGTGCTGGCCGTGGCCTACTGGGTCCGGACCCACCTGGATGAGACCCCGGTCTTCGAGGAAGAGGTCAAGGCGGAGAACGCCGGCGCCAAGCAGAAGGCCCCGGCCCTCATCGTGCTGCGCACCCAGTGGCGCGACGTGCTGCGCATCGTGTTCATCACCATGTACGCCGTCATGCAAACGATCTTCACCGTCTACGCCCTGGCCTATGCCACCGGCCCGCAGGTCGGCATTGACCGCACCACCATGCTGGTCATCAGCGCGGTGACCGTCGGGCTGTCGATCTTCACCATCCCGCTGGCCGGCCACCTCTCGGACCGCTTCGGGCGCAAGCCGGTGCTGCTCGTCGGCATGCTGGGCTGTTCCGTCACCATCTTCGGCTACTTCTGGGCCATCGGCGAGCAGAACATCGTCTTGATCTTCGTCTTCGGCCTGCTGAACATGTCGGTCTTCTACTCGGCCTGGAACGGCGTGTGGACCGTGTTCTTCCCGGAGATGTTCGCCGCCCCCGTGCGCTACTCGGGCATGGCCATCGGCAACCAGTTCGGCCTGGTCCTCACAGGCTTCGCCCCGGCCGTGGCCACCCTGCTGACCGGTCCGGGCGAATATGGCTGGCTGCCGGTGGCGATCTTCGCCGTCACCTGCGCGCTGGTCTCCGCGATCTTCGTGATGACCGCCCGGGAAACCGCGTTCACCCCGATCGAAGAGCTGGGCACCGGCAACTGGACACGCGCCAACTAGCCTCACCCCTGGCCCGCCAACCCCTCGCCGGACGACGAGGCAACTAGTAAATGTGCAAGTGGAACAGGTGTTTGCGAACGCGCTTCCCGTTCAACAGGCAACCAGCCCACGTGTCCTGCGCCACTTCCTAGAGTTGAATCCACGTACGGCGGGCAACCGCGCAGCGCCCGACAGACCCCAACAGAAAGGCCTGGACCATGACCGGATCCACCACCGCATCAACCCCGCGCTTGCGCGTGGGCATCGTGGGATGCGGCAACATCAGCCGCAACCACCTCGAGGCCTTCACCTCCCTCGGGAATGTGGACGTCATCGGGGTCTGCGACGTCGACATCACCCGCGCCCAGGCCACCGCCACGTCCTGGAACCTCACCCACGCGGTGGACTCGGTCGACGCCCTGCTGGCGCTGGGCCTGGACATCGTCTCGGTATGCACCCCGCACCCGACCCACGAGGAAGTGGTCCTGGCCGCCGCGGCGGCAGGCGTGAACGTCTTGTGCGAAAAGCCGATCGCCGTGGATGTTGCCTCGGCAGAACGCATGGCCAATGCCTGCGCCGCCGCCGGGGTCAAGCTCGGGGTGCTCTTCCAACGCCGCTTCTGGCCCGCGGCCCGCGCCCTGCGCGAGGCCATCGACGACGGCACGCTCGGCGCACCGGTGATGGGCCAGGTCTCGGTGCTGCTGCACCGCGAACCGGAATACTACTCCGCCGACGCCTGGCGCGGCACCTGGGCCAACGACGGCGGCGGGGTGCTGATGACCCAGGCCATCCACTACATCGACCTGTTGCAGTGGTACATGGGCCCGGTGTCCGAGGTCTACGGAGCGATCAACACCTTCAAGCACGCCGCCCACATCGAGGTCGAGGACTCGGCCTCCGCGGTGCTGAAGTTCACCAGCGGAGCCATCGCCACCCTGATCGCCTCCACCGCGGCCAACCCGGCACTCGGGGTGCAGATCCGCATCACAGGGACCACCGGCGCCACCGCCGAGTTGAGCGAATTCCCCGAGGGCAGCGATGGGCGCATCACCATCATGGCCGCGGGCGACACCGTCACCAGCACCCCGGCGCACCCGGCCGGGGCTCTCGCCAACGTCGGGCTGGCCAACATCAATGCCGCGCTGATCCCGCACCACCGCGAACAGATCGCGGAGTTCGTCCACGCCGTGACCCACTCGCACGACCCGGCCGTCACCGGCGAAGACGCGACCAACGCCCTGCGCATCCTGCTGGCAATCTACAAGTCGGCACGCACCGGGGAACCGGTGCGCTTCGCACCGTTCCCGACCAACGTCCCCACGGCCCCCGATGCTGTCGTGGCCCGTCTCGATTCCATCACCCCGGTCGCCTAAGCCCCGGCCCCCATCCGTTTCCCACCCCCACGATTTGAGCGAGAACATGACAAGCACAACCCAGCAGATCGGCCTGGCCCAGCTTTCCCTGGTGGGCACCGCCCCGCCGCAATTGGTGCGCATCGCGGCCGCCGCGGGCTTCGATTTCATCGGCGCCCGGGTCCGCCCGGTCACCGCCACCGAACGCGCCTATGACCTGCAGCCCGGATCTGAAATGCTCGCCGAAACGCTGCGTGCCGTGAAGGAAACCGGGGTCGGGATCATGGACATCGAATTCCTGCTGCTCGACGGCACCGACCAGCGCGCCGCCTGGCGGGCAATGATGGAAGCAGGCCAGGCGCTGGGCGCCAGCAGCCTCACGGTCGCCGCCGCGCTCACCGACCACGACAAGCTGGCCGAAATCCTGGGGCAGATGGTCCGCGACGGTGACGAATTCGGCATCGTCCCAACCCTGGAGGTCATCTCCTACCAAAGCGTCAACTCGCTGCCCATGGCGGCGAACCTGGCCCGGGAAACCGGCTGCAAGCTCGTGGGCGACACCCTGCACCTGAGCCGGGTCGGCACCACCGACGAGCAGTTGCGTGAACACGCCGGGCTGATCCCGATGCTACAGCTCTGCGACGGCCCGGCCGTGGCCCCGGCGGACCGCGACGGCCTGGTCCATGAATCGCGCTCCGAGCGCGGGGTCCCGGGAGACGGGGAATTCCGCCTCGCCGAAATGGTCGCCGCCCTCCCGGCCGGGCTGCCAGTGAGCGTCGAGGCCCCCTCGGACTCCACGCTCGCGCGCATCGGTGAACAAGCCTGGGCCAACACGCTCAAGGCCGGGGCCGATTCCGTCGTGGCAGCTGCCGATGCGCTGCGCGCCGCGGCACTGCTCCCGCAGTCCACGTGAAGGATCGAGAGGCAAACACCGTGAACACCACCGACACCGCGGCGCCGGAACTGGAGATCGCTCCCGGCGTGCGCGCACCGATGCTCGGCCTGGGCACCTGGCCGTTGCTCGGCGTGGATGCTGCCGACAGCGTCGCCCGCGGCATCGCCAACGGCTACCGCCACATCGACACCGCCGAGAAATACGGCAACGAGGACGCCGTCGGCGAGGGCATCCGCCGCAGCGGCATTGCCCGGGGCGACCTGTGGGTCACCAGCAAGCTCAGCCTGCCGGGCCACTCCCGCGCCGGCGCAATCCAGAGCTACGACGCCGCGCTGAAGCGCATGGGCCTGGAATACCTGGACCTGTTCCTGGTCCACTGGCCCAACCCGGAACTCGGCGGCTACGTCGAGGCCTGCCACGGACTGCAGGAACTGGTGAACGCCGGACGCCTGCGCGCCTGGGGAGTGTCCAACTTCAAGGCCGCCCACCTGGATGAGGTGCTGGCAGCGCGGCTGAAACCGGCGATCAACCAGATCCAGGTCGACCCGCGGCACCTGCAGAGGCCCCTGCTGGAAGCCAACGCGGCACGCGGCATCGCCACCGGGGCCTACAGCCCGCTGGGCCGCGCCGGGGACTTCCTCACCGACCCGGCCATCACCGGCCCGGCCACCGCCCACTCCAAGACCCCTGCCCAGATCGTGCTGCGCTGGCACCTAGACTCCGGCCGCATCGCTGTCCCGAAGTCGGCCAGCGACGCACGCCAGCGCGAGAACCTCGCGGTCTTCGACTTCACCCTCACGCCCGCCCAACGCGCGGGAATCGACGCCCTGGACACCGGGGCCGGCCCGCGGCTGGACTCCGACGAGTACGGCCACTAGGCCCGAGCCTTCGCATTCCCTCCATCTCCCTTTGAACTGAACGGAAACACCCACGATGAGCACCACCCCCATCCAAGCATCCGAGGTCGATGTCATTGTCGTCGGATCCGGCGCCGGCGGACTGTCGGCCGCGGTGACCGCCGCGTACCACGGGCTGAAGGTGGTTGTCGTGGAAAAAGCGGAGGTTTGCGGCGGGGCCACCTCCTGGTCCGGCGGCTGGGCCTGGACCCCGGGCAACCCTCTGGCCAAGGCCGCGGGGGTCAACGAGGACCGGGAGGACTTCCGCACCTACCTGCGCCACCGGCTGGGGGATCGGTACAACGCCGCACGCGTCGACGACTTCCTCGAAGCGGTGCCGCACATGGTCGGCTTCTTCCAGCACCGCACCTCCTTGCAGTTCACGCCCGGTGCGAAGATCAACGACATCTACGGGGACACCCCCGGAGCCGGAACCGGGCACCGCTCGGTGGGACCGGCCCCCTACAACGCCCGGAACCTCAAGCCCAAGCTGAGGGCCAAGATGCGCCACCAGCTCTACGCCACCAGCTTCCTGGGCATGGGCATCATGGCCGGGGAAGACCTGTCCAAGTTCCTCTCCGCCTCGCAAGGCAGCATCCCCGGCATCCTGCATGCGGCCAAGCGCGTCACCACGCACATGTTCGACCTGGCCGTGCACCGCCGGAACATGCAGTTGGTCAACGGCACGGCCCTTACCGCGCGGTTGATGAAGTCCGCCGACGACCTGGGCGTGGACATCCGCGTGTCCACCGCCGCGGAAAAGCTGG encodes:
- a CDS encoding shikimate dehydrogenase, producing MSIRTHRVGLIGNDLGTSLSPAIHQAEAAALGLVGFSYEAIDLAGIPEPDLGRVLATAIADGFTGFNITHPHKQAIIPFLDAVAPDAAALGAVNTVVIDNGRMVGHNTDRTGFLAGLRRSLPEGSGHQSVVLFGAGGAGSAVAAALLDYGVVRLRIIDTDCGRREQLRRLLVRSLPEGSAATVEIAGTDMAEDWVGEAQGVVNATPIGMEHVPGTPFDLSWLTGSQWVADVIYRPVVTDLLAAAADLGSPVVHGTAMLVEQAADTFELVTGRSPRRERMRERLVGLLASAKP
- a CDS encoding IclR family transcriptional regulator gives rise to the protein MANSRSGESVVDRIVKLLSAFERSTPVLTMSELSRATDLPTSTTHRLAGELLAAGFLDRDEEGRFGIGVKMWELAARSNPVEEFRRRGLPVLEGIHEAVRQHVSLSIPSFEDFTVLYLERLDKLGAAVNLAEVAGRLDMHSTSAGLCMVAHAPQRIQDELLAGTLARSTPHTETNPGRVRAHLAQIRERGFSRLAGVLVKENAAYSVPVFGMGNEVIGAITVVTPLLEEDPNLIIPVLVAAGRSLSRSMGAEQRPYGARSWLPRGK
- a CDS encoding MFS transporter gives rise to the protein MPRTQIDPAAHVPDRANDKVLAPEPVRSPRKAALASFLGSTLEYYDFFIYGTAAALVFNKLFFPDADPAVALLGSMATFGVGYLARPLGGMVMSHVGDRVGRKQALMITLLIMGVASLGIGLLPTYEQLGWWATGLLILGRLAQGFSAGAEAAGASTLTVEHSPEGKRGFYTSFVMTGYASGMVLSTLVFIPIAALPEDQLMSWGWRIPFLLSVVVLAVAYWVRTHLDETPVFEEEVKAENAGAKQKAPALIVLRTQWRDVLRIVFITMYAVMQTIFTVYALAYATGPQVGIDRTTMLVISAVTVGLSIFTIPLAGHLSDRFGRKPVLLVGMLGCSVTIFGYFWAIGEQNIVLIFVFGLLNMSVFYSAWNGVWTVFFPEMFAAPVRYSGMAIGNQFGLVLTGFAPAVATLLTGPGEYGWLPVAIFAVTCALVSAIFVMTARETAFTPIEELGTGNWTRAN
- a CDS encoding Gfo/Idh/MocA family protein translates to MTGSTTASTPRLRVGIVGCGNISRNHLEAFTSLGNVDVIGVCDVDITRAQATATSWNLTHAVDSVDALLALGLDIVSVCTPHPTHEEVVLAAAAAGVNVLCEKPIAVDVASAERMANACAAAGVKLGVLFQRRFWPAARALREAIDDGTLGAPVMGQVSVLLHREPEYYSADAWRGTWANDGGGVLMTQAIHYIDLLQWYMGPVSEVYGAINTFKHAAHIEVEDSASAVLKFTSGAIATLIASTAANPALGVQIRITGTTGATAELSEFPEGSDGRITIMAAGDTVTSTPAHPAGALANVGLANINAALIPHHREQIAEFVHAVTHSHDPAVTGEDATNALRILLAIYKSARTGEPVRFAPFPTNVPTAPDAVVARLDSITPVA
- a CDS encoding sugar phosphate isomerase/epimerase family protein; its protein translation is MTSTTQQIGLAQLSLVGTAPPQLVRIAAAAGFDFIGARVRPVTATERAYDLQPGSEMLAETLRAVKETGVGIMDIEFLLLDGTDQRAAWRAMMEAGQALGASSLTVAAALTDHDKLAEILGQMVRDGDEFGIVPTLEVISYQSVNSLPMAANLARETGCKLVGDTLHLSRVGTTDEQLREHAGLIPMLQLCDGPAVAPADRDGLVHESRSERGVPGDGEFRLAEMVAALPAGLPVSVEAPSDSTLARIGEQAWANTLKAGADSVVAAADALRAAALLPQST
- a CDS encoding aldo/keto reductase, which produces MNTTDTAAPELEIAPGVRAPMLGLGTWPLLGVDAADSVARGIANGYRHIDTAEKYGNEDAVGEGIRRSGIARGDLWVTSKLSLPGHSRAGAIQSYDAALKRMGLEYLDLFLVHWPNPELGGYVEACHGLQELVNAGRLRAWGVSNFKAAHLDEVLAARLKPAINQIQVDPRHLQRPLLEANAARGIATGAYSPLGRAGDFLTDPAITGPATAHSKTPAQIVLRWHLDSGRIAVPKSASDARQRENLAVFDFTLTPAQRAGIDALDTGAGPRLDSDEYGH